The following are encoded in a window of Nibricoccus aquaticus genomic DNA:
- a CDS encoding TPR end-of-group domain-containing protein: MITPRKRLAYALGYIELSLLREARAELARLSVEERAEPEAMAVLVELAMVEDDWRQVIRLAPLVAKAAPAVERPWIAWAYALREVGKIEEAREILLRGAEVIEKATVLVEYNLACYDCLLGDQAGAKRRLAKVFKREPGWRAQAKADPDFKAMDWRSFV, encoded by the coding sequence ATGATCACTCCGCGCAAACGGCTCGCTTACGCGCTCGGCTATATCGAGCTGAGTTTGTTGAGGGAGGCGCGTGCGGAGCTGGCGCGGCTTTCGGTGGAGGAACGGGCCGAGCCGGAGGCGATGGCGGTGTTGGTGGAGCTCGCGATGGTGGAGGATGACTGGCGGCAGGTGATCCGGCTGGCGCCGTTGGTGGCGAAGGCGGCGCCGGCGGTGGAGCGGCCATGGATCGCGTGGGCGTATGCGTTGCGCGAGGTCGGCAAGATCGAGGAGGCGCGGGAGATTTTGCTGCGTGGCGCGGAGGTGATCGAGAAGGCCACGGTGCTCGTGGAGTATAATCTGGCGTGCTACGATTGCCTGCTGGGCGATCAGGCGGGGGCGAAACGGAGGCTGGCGAAAGTTTTTAAGAGAGAGCCGGGGTGGCGGGCGCAGGCGAAGGCGGACCCGGATTTCAAGGCGATGGATTGGCGGAGTTTTGTCTGA
- a CDS encoding EamA family transporter, which translates to MSATLEQKPSMTAMVTAFAAIYLVWGSTYLGMHVAIETMPPFLMGAGRFGIAGALLLAWLAATSAAMPTRRQWVENLSVGAVMLVGGNGLVAWSLHYVPSGVAALIIAISPIFFVLIEWGWPGGERPSLLTFVGLALGFGGAAWLAAPWENGVGGHAVHVGGLLALVGACVLWPFGSIYAKHLRNPVAPFMASAVQMIGGGLGLGVVSLLAGEWAGFHLTGVSARSWGAFSYLVLVGSLVGFSTFVWLMKHTTPARASTYAYVNPVVAVFLGWLILDEHVDARTVWSAAVIIAGVVLITSQKGRRKEGKVSRNT; encoded by the coding sequence GTGACGGCGTTTGCCGCGATCTATCTTGTCTGGGGAAGCACGTATCTGGGGATGCATGTGGCGATCGAGACGATGCCGCCGTTCTTGATGGGGGCGGGGCGTTTCGGGATCGCGGGCGCTCTGTTGTTGGCGTGGCTGGCGGCGACGAGTGCGGCGATGCCCACGAGGCGGCAGTGGGTTGAAAATCTTTCGGTGGGGGCGGTGATGCTGGTGGGCGGGAACGGGTTGGTGGCGTGGTCGTTGCACTATGTGCCGTCGGGGGTGGCGGCGTTGATTATCGCGATCAGCCCGATTTTTTTCGTGCTCATCGAGTGGGGTTGGCCGGGCGGGGAGCGGCCGTCACTGCTGACGTTCGTGGGGCTGGCGCTGGGATTCGGCGGGGCTGCGTGGCTGGCGGCGCCTTGGGAGAATGGGGTGGGCGGACATGCGGTGCATGTGGGCGGGTTGCTGGCGCTGGTGGGGGCGTGCGTGCTGTGGCCGTTCGGGTCGATTTATGCGAAGCATCTGAGGAATCCGGTGGCGCCGTTTATGGCGTCGGCGGTGCAGATGATCGGTGGAGGACTGGGGCTTGGGGTGGTGTCGTTGCTGGCGGGAGAGTGGGCGGGATTTCACCTGACGGGGGTGAGCGCGCGGTCGTGGGGAGCGTTTAGTTATCTGGTGTTGGTGGGATCGCTGGTGGGATTTTCGACGTTCGTGTGGCTCATGAAGCACACGACACCGGCGCGGGCTTCGACGTATGCGTATGTGAACCCGGTGGTGGCAGTGTTTCTCGGGTGGCTGATTCTGGATGAGCACGTGGATGCGCGGACGGTGTGGTCGGCGGCAGTGATCATCGCGGGCGTGGTCCTTATCACGTCGCAGAAGGGGCGGCGGAAGGAGGGGAAAGTGTCACGTAATACGTGA
- a CDS encoding tRNA-uridine aminocarboxypropyltransferase, with protein MARSVVLKGTVRCPRCQQAPRWCICAGLRTLETPLAIDILMHADEVVKPTSTGHLIQRTIPASRRFVWRYDRPVDPATVRLPGRELWILHPAGDPPPANAAPARIQLLLLDGSWAQAGDMSRAINGWGRRVSLPMSGKSRYLLRSQQNIPGRFSTVEALMFLLHSLGLRETHATLQLQFELHVYAGLRGRGRLAEADAYLADSPIRAAFPDLLASLDRSRPRLRPPENPPDESGT; from the coding sequence ATGGCCCGAAGCGTCGTTCTCAAAGGCACCGTCCGCTGCCCCCGCTGCCAGCAAGCCCCCCGCTGGTGCATCTGCGCCGGCCTGCGCACCCTCGAAACGCCCCTCGCCATCGACATCCTCATGCACGCCGACGAGGTCGTGAAACCCACCTCCACCGGCCACCTCATCCAACGTACCATCCCCGCTTCCCGCCGCTTCGTCTGGCGCTACGACCGCCCCGTCGATCCCGCCACCGTCCGCCTACCCGGCCGCGAACTCTGGATTCTCCACCCCGCCGGCGATCCGCCCCCCGCCAACGCCGCCCCCGCCCGCATCCAGCTCCTCCTCCTCGACGGCTCCTGGGCCCAAGCCGGCGACATGTCCCGCGCCATCAACGGCTGGGGCCGCCGCGTCAGCCTCCCCATGTCCGGGAAAAGCCGATACCTGCTCCGCTCCCAGCAAAACATCCCCGGCCGCTTCAGCACCGTCGAAGCCCTCATGTTTCTCCTCCACTCCCTCGGCCTCCGGGAAACGCACGCCACGCTCCAACTCCAGTTCGAGCTCCACGTTTACGCCGGTCTCCGCGGTCGCGGCCGCCTCGCCGAAGCCGACGCCTACCTCGCCGACTCCCCCATCCGCGCCGCCTTCCCCGACCTCCTGGCCTCACTCGACCGCTCCCGCCCGCGACTTCGTCCTCCCGAAAATCCCCCCGACGAAAGTGGCACGTAA